A stretch of DNA from Streptomyces sp. NBC_01197:
CGCCTTCCTGTTCGTTCTCGGCAGGACATACGCGGCCAAGAGATTCACGCACCAGCAGGCGACCGCAGCCATCGTCGTGTCCTACTACTGGCACTTCGTCGATGTCGTGTGGATCGGCCTCTTCGCGACGATCTACCTGATCCAGTAATCGGGCCCGACGCCCCACTCATCCAGCAAGCACCGACGCAGAAGATCCTGACACCGGGGTAATCCGTGAAAAAGCTCTCCGCACGACGACGCCACCCGCTGGCGGCGGTCGTCGTCCTACTCCTCGCGCTGGCGGCCACCGGGGGGCTGTACGCCGCGTTCGCTCCCGCGGGCAAGGCGCAGGCCGACGACACCTCCCAGTCCCTCGCCATCAGTGAGGGCAAGAAGCTGTTCTCCGTGGGCTGCGCAAGCTGCCACGGAATGGGCGGCCAGGGCTCATCCGATGCCCCCAGCCTGGTCGGCGTCGGCTCAGCCGCCGTGGACTTCCAGGTGGGCACCGGCCGTATGCCTGCCCAGCAGCCCGGCGCGCAGGTGCCGAGGAAGAAGGTCATCTACTCGCAGGGCGAGATCGACCAGCTCGCCGCGTACGTGGCCTCCCTCGGTGCCGGACCCATCGCGCCGACCCCGAAGCAGTACAGCGACCAGGGCGCCGACACCGCAGCAGGTGGCGACCTCTTCCGCACCAACTGCGCCCAGTGCCACAACTTCACGGGTGAGGGCGGTGCTCTGACGCACGGCAAGTACGCCCCGAGCCTTGAGGGCGTGGATCCGAAGCACATCTACGAGGCCATGCAGACCGGCCCGCAGAGCATGCCGAACTTCCCCGACACCACGATGCCGGAGAAGCAGAAGCAGAACATCATCGCGTACATCAAGACCGTCAACGGCGACAACTCCGCCAGCGAGGGCGGCCTCAAGCTGGGCGGCCTCGGTCCGGTCAGTGAGGGTCTGTTCGGCTGGATCTTCGGACTCGGTGCGCTGATCGCAGTTGCCATCTGGGTCGCGGCCCACACCGCTAAGGCCAAGAAGTCATGAGTAGCCAAGAGAATTCCGAAGAGAACCTGCCGAGCGAGCAGGACCCCGCGCACGGCGCGGTGAAGACCGCGGACGACCCGTTCGCGGACCCGGGGCTGCCGGCCCACAGGCCGCGTATCCAGGACATCGACGAGCGAGCCGCCAAGCGCTCCGAGCGCGTGGTCGCCTTCCTGTTCACGCTCTCGATGCTGGCGACGATCGGGTTCATCGCGTCCTATGTGATCTTCCCCGTCGACAAGATCATCTTTGTCTTCCCGTTCGGGCACGTGAGCGCGCTCAACTTCTCCCTGGGTCTGACCCTGGGCGTGGCGCTCTTCACCATCGGCGCCGGCGCGGTCCACTGGGCCCGCACGCTGATGTCGGACGTCGAGATGCCGGCCGACCGTCACCCGATCGAGGCCCCGG
This window harbors:
- the qcrC gene encoding cytochrome bc1 complex diheme cytochrome c subunit, translating into MKKLSARRRHPLAAVVVLLLALAATGGLYAAFAPAGKAQADDTSQSLAISEGKKLFSVGCASCHGMGGQGSSDAPSLVGVGSAAVDFQVGTGRMPAQQPGAQVPRKKVIYSQGEIDQLAAYVASLGAGPIAPTPKQYSDQGADTAAGGDLFRTNCAQCHNFTGEGGALTHGKYAPSLEGVDPKHIYEAMQTGPQSMPNFPDTTMPEKQKQNIIAYIKTVNGDNSASEGGLKLGGLGPVSEGLFGWIFGLGALIAVAIWVAAHTAKAKKS